A genomic segment from Gracilinanus agilis isolate LMUSP501 chromosome 1, AgileGrace, whole genome shotgun sequence encodes:
- the LOC123230971 gene encoding zinc finger protein OZF-like, whose product MPGENSEKEEEIFQQENGEFEAVSSEWYKRDISLFPKLGKDYENEPRFPDQKQVDMPIPQEKRFISLLITIENSTQFEELSQCVESRISCPQEQATPTSFKCLLCDKSFIKRAYLISHQKSHTRTKLYKCTVCEKNFNKKSNLRAHERVHTGEKPYKCDACGKNFAQRSNLVAHERIHKKSQTYECANWAKNFSQRTYLTHHEIIHLVDNTNTCHKCGKSFICKSKFMQHQRTHAGERPYKCSTCNKRFSQKSDVLIHQIIHTGEKLHKCTECGKSFTQKTNLGRHKKTHTGQKSYNCIDCGESFGSFSHLITHQKIHIGENPHKCNQCGKTFIWNSDLIHHQKIHTEDKPYKCPICKKRFTKNSNLVAHQKIHTGERAHKCNNCEKSFSRNSHLLTHQRIHTGEKPYKCFICEKKFNCSSNLITHQRIHTGEKPYKCKMCEKSFSRSSDLVNHERTHTGIKPFKCVICKKSFSRSSHLVTHQRIHTGEKPFKCVKCGKCFSDKSYFSYHQKIHMH is encoded by the coding sequence GAGAAAAcagtgaaaaggaagaggaaatttttCAGCAAGAAAATGGTGAATTTGAAGCAGTGTCTTCAGAATGGTACAAAAGAGACATTTCTCTGTTTCCTAAATTGGGAAAGGACTATGAGAATGAACCAAGATTCCCTGATCAGAAACAAGTAGATATGCCCATTCCTCAAGAAAAGAGATTTATAAGTCTTTTGATTACTATTGAAAATTCCACGCAATTTGAGGAACTTTCCCAATGTGTAGAAAGTAGAATCTCTTGTCCCCAAGAACAGGCAACACCAACATCCTTTAAATGTCTCCTGTGTGATAAATCCTTCATCAAAAGAGCATATCTTATTTCACACCAGAAAAGCCATACAAGAACAAAACTCTATAAGTGCACTGTCTGTGAGAAAAACTTCAATAAAAAGTCAAATCTCAGGGCTCATGAGAGAGTCCATACAGGAGAAAAGCCTTATAAATGTGATGCTTGTGGGAAAAACTTTGCTCAGAGATCTAACCTTGTTGCACATGAGAGAATACACAAGAAATCCCAAACATATGAATGTGCTAATTGGGCAAAAAACTTCAGTCAAAGAACATACCTTACCCATCATGAGATTATCCACCTAGTAGACAATACTAATACATGTCATAAGTGTGGGAAAAGCTTCATTTGTAAGTCAAAGTTTATGCAGCATCAAAGAACTCATGCAGGGGAAAGACCTTACAAGTGTTCAACATGTAATAAAAGATTTAGTCAGAAATCAGATGTTTTAATTCATCAAataattcatactggagagaaacttcATAAATGTACTGAGTGTGGCAAAAGCTTCACTCAGAAAACAAATCTTGGCAGGCACAAGAAAACACATACAGGACAGAAATCCTATAACTGCATTGACTGTGGGGAAAGTTTTGGTAGCTTTTCACACCTTATTACACATCAGAAAATACACATAGGAGAGAATCCCCataaatgtaatcagtgtgggaAAACATTTATTTGGAACTCAGATCTAATACACCATCAGAAAATTCACACCGAAGATAAACCTTATAAATGTCCTATATGTAAGAAAAGGTTCACTAAGAACTCAAATCTTGTTGCCCACCAAAAAATTCATACAGGAGAGAGGGCTCATAAATGTAATAATTGTGAAAAGAGTTTCAGTCGGAATTCACATCTACTTACTCATCAGAGGatccatactggagaaaaaccctatAAATGTTTCATATGTGAGAAGAAGTTCAACTGCAGTTCAAACCTTATTACTCATCAGAGAATACATACAGGAGAAAAACCATATAAATGCAAAATGTGTGAGAAAAGTTTTAGTCGCAGCTCAGACCTTGTTAATCATGAGAGAACACACACAGGAATAAAGCCTTTTAAGTGTGTTATATGTAAGAAAAGCTTCAGTAGAAGTTCCCATTTGGTAACTCACCAGAGAATccatacaggagagaaaccctTCAAATGTGTCAAGTGTGGGAAATGTTTCAGTGATAAATCCTACTTCAGTTACCACCAAAAAATTCACATGCATTAG